In Kangiella profundi, one DNA window encodes the following:
- the ispG gene encoding flavodoxin-dependent (E)-4-hydroxy-3-methylbut-2-enyl-diphosphate synthase, which produces MNGRSWIKRRKSRQIMVGNVPVGGDAPIAVQSMTNTDTCDVDATVAQIRALADTGADIVRVSVPTMKAAEAFKLIKQQSPVPLVADIHFDYRIALKVAEYGVDCLRINPGNIGSEERVKAVVDAAKARNIPIRIGVNAGSLEKDLQEKYGEPTPEALVESAYRHIDILERHNFKDYKISLKASDVFMTVSAYRILAKEIDNPLHLGITEAGSFRSGAVKSAVGLGMLLAEGIGDTIRVSLAADPVEEVKVGYDILKSLGLRQRGINLIACPSCSRQQFDVIKTVNELEQRLEDVNEHIDVAVIGCVVNGPGEAKEVTIGLTGGFKKSMLYENGEKSHKVENEALVDELEAQIRRKLAEKREKTEEITKGAEQVPVTQVR; this is translated from the coding sequence ATGAATGGTCGATCATGGATTAAGCGACGCAAATCGCGTCAAATAATGGTTGGTAATGTGCCAGTTGGTGGCGATGCCCCCATTGCTGTACAAAGTATGACCAATACCGATACCTGTGATGTAGATGCCACGGTAGCGCAAATTCGTGCTTTGGCAGATACGGGTGCAGATATCGTGCGGGTTTCGGTGCCCACCATGAAGGCTGCCGAGGCTTTCAAGCTGATCAAACAACAATCTCCAGTTCCATTGGTGGCGGATATTCATTTTGACTATCGCATCGCCCTCAAAGTAGCGGAGTATGGTGTTGATTGCTTAAGAATTAATCCAGGTAATATTGGCTCCGAAGAAAGAGTAAAAGCGGTAGTGGATGCGGCAAAAGCTCGTAATATCCCTATTCGTATCGGTGTTAACGCTGGCTCTCTTGAGAAAGATTTGCAGGAGAAATACGGTGAGCCGACCCCGGAAGCATTAGTTGAGTCAGCGTACCGTCATATTGATATTCTGGAACGTCATAATTTCAAGGACTATAAAATAAGCCTCAAAGCTTCTGATGTCTTTATGACTGTATCCGCTTACAGAATTCTGGCAAAAGAAATCGATAATCCATTACATTTAGGCATTACTGAAGCCGGTAGTTTCCGCTCAGGTGCAGTAAAGTCCGCTGTTGGACTGGGTATGCTACTGGCAGAAGGTATCGGTGACACCATACGGGTTTCTTTAGCCGCTGACCCAGTTGAAGAAGTCAAAGTTGGCTATGACATTTTAAAGAGTCTTGGCCTGCGTCAACGAGGAATTAACCTTATCGCCTGCCCATCTTGTTCTCGCCAGCAGTTTGATGTGATCAAGACAGTCAATGAGCTGGAGCAACGATTGGAAGACGTTAATGAGCACATTGATGTTGCAGTCATTGGATGTGTAGTTAATGGGCCAGGCGAAGCTAAGGAAGTTACTATCGGATTAACCGGAGGCTTCAAGAAAAGTATGCTTTATGAGAATGGCGAAAAAAGTCATAAAGTGGAAAATGAAGCACTGGTTGACGAGCTGGAGGCGCAGATTCGTCGCAAGTTGGCCGAAAAGCGCGAAAAGACCGAAGAAATCACCAAAGGTGCTGAACAGGTTCCTGTCACACAAGTTCGTTAA
- a CDS encoding RodZ domain-containing protein — translation MSETDQTPDNEIQFSPGSLLKQAREAAGISIEEVMQQLKLTRQTVIAIESDDYSSDLPATFYRGYLRNYAELLKMDDDDIVENFDNFCKRNNLFTKAEQSLATIELEKPINSSNWLVKSFTALIVLILLFGAYYLLVEKKVWQQLTSSLNSSEGQVESISEAGDSELLLPISENTSDSADDSTQPIGEQTSELINVQEDQKVSLSDNELSSESLNLKEDASNEALAKDSAQPEMVASNGKLVLVFTDDCWVRITDANGKVLALGIKKGGTSMTLSGPTPYELTLGKPSAVQLSYQNEPVDLSSYPDTRAARLTLGN, via the coding sequence ATGTCAGAAACTGATCAAACTCCAGACAACGAAATTCAATTTAGTCCTGGTAGCCTGTTAAAGCAGGCTAGAGAAGCTGCAGGAATTTCTATTGAAGAAGTTATGCAGCAGTTAAAACTGACCCGACAGACCGTCATTGCTATAGAAAGCGATGATTATTCTTCTGATCTTCCTGCAACCTTCTATCGCGGTTACTTACGTAACTATGCAGAGTTATTGAAGATGGACGACGATGATATTGTCGAAAACTTTGATAACTTCTGTAAGCGCAACAATTTGTTCACAAAAGCTGAGCAGTCGCTTGCGACTATAGAGCTTGAGAAACCAATCAACTCAAGCAACTGGCTGGTTAAAAGCTTTACCGCACTAATTGTTCTTATATTACTTTTCGGTGCTTACTATTTATTAGTTGAGAAAAAGGTGTGGCAGCAGCTCACCTCCTCTTTAAATAGCTCAGAAGGTCAGGTTGAATCAATATCGGAGGCTGGCGATAGCGAACTTTTATTACCTATTTCCGAGAATACTTCTGACTCAGCAGACGATAGCACGCAACCTATTGGTGAGCAGACCTCTGAGCTAATTAATGTTCAAGAAGATCAGAAGGTAAGCTTATCCGATAATGAATTGTCATCTGAAAGTTTAAATCTTAAGGAAGATGCTTCCAATGAAGCTCTTGCCAAAGATAGTGCTCAGCCTGAAATGGTGGCTTCCAATGGAAAGTTGGTGCTGGTATTTACAGATGACTGCTGGGTAAGAATTACTGATGCTAATGGTAAAGTACTTGCTCTTGGCATTAAAAAAGGTGGTACATCGATGACTTTGTCTGGTCCAACACCTTATGAACTAACACTTGGTAAGCCTTCTGCTGTACAATTGTCCTATCAAAATGAACCAGTTGATTTATCGAGCTATCCGGATACTCGTGCTGCTCGATTGACGCTGGGGAACTAA